A genomic window from Streptomyces mirabilis includes:
- a CDS encoding phosphotransferase family protein, which translates to MATAPRPRTTTRDPEELGRRLTAWLTARLPGAKAANVTVPESNGMSSETLLFDIEHPEPPLTACALRLAADPAAYTVFPVYDMPRQYRTMRLVAERTDLPVPRVLWLEEDPAPLGAPFFVMERVEGRVPPDVMPYTYEGNWLHAASDQERERLEAASVGLLARLHDQVPLPEADFLSLPGEGSPLRRHVEAQRAYYTWVIDGLSRSPLIESAFDRLDELWPSDEGEAVLSWGDARIGNVVYDGFAPAAVLDWEMAALAPREVDLGWTVYLHRFFQDLTASFGQRGLPDFLRRDRVERCYAELTGHTPRDMDFHTLYAALRHAIVMLRVAYRQVHFGEVAVPPDPDTLILHHGSLRAMVQGSYWEGPAAGR; encoded by the coding sequence ATGGCCACGGCACCGCGCCCGCGCACGACCACCCGCGACCCGGAGGAACTGGGCCGCCGGCTGACCGCCTGGCTCACCGCCCGCCTCCCGGGCGCCAAGGCGGCCAACGTCACCGTCCCCGAGTCCAACGGCATGTCCAGCGAGACCCTGCTCTTCGACATCGAGCACCCTGAACCGCCGCTGACCGCCTGCGCGTTGAGGCTGGCGGCGGACCCGGCGGCGTACACCGTCTTCCCCGTCTACGACATGCCCCGCCAGTACCGCACGATGAGACTGGTCGCCGAGCGCACCGACCTCCCGGTGCCGCGGGTGCTGTGGCTGGAGGAGGACCCCGCCCCGCTCGGCGCGCCGTTCTTCGTCATGGAACGGGTCGAGGGCCGCGTGCCACCGGACGTCATGCCCTACACGTACGAGGGGAACTGGCTGCACGCGGCGAGCGACCAGGAACGCGAACGGCTGGAGGCGGCCTCGGTGGGTCTCCTCGCCCGGCTGCACGACCAAGTCCCGCTGCCGGAAGCCGACTTCCTGAGCCTCCCGGGTGAAGGCAGCCCCCTCCGTCGTCACGTCGAGGCCCAGCGCGCCTACTACACGTGGGTGATTGACGGGCTGTCCCGCTCACCGCTGATAGAGAGCGCGTTCGACCGGCTCGACGAGCTGTGGCCGAGTGACGAGGGCGAGGCGGTGCTCAGCTGGGGCGACGCGCGCATCGGGAACGTCGTCTACGACGGGTTCGCCCCCGCGGCCGTCCTCGACTGGGAGATGGCGGCCCTCGCCCCACGCGAGGTCGACCTCGGCTGGACCGTCTACCTGCACCGCTTCTTCCAGGACCTGACGGCGAGCTTCGGCCAGCGCGGACTGCCCGACTTTTTGCGCCGTGACCGCGTCGAGCGGTGCTATGCCGAACTCACCGGCCACACACCCCGGGACATGGACTTCCACACACTGTACGCGGCACTGCGGCACGCGATCGTCATGCTGCGCGTCGCCTACCGTCAGGTGCACTTCGGCGAGGTCGCCGTACCGCCGGACCCGGACACACTGATCCTGCACCACGGCAGCCTGCGAGCCATGGTGCAGGGCAGTTACTGGGAGGGACCGGCTGCCGGTCGCTGA
- a CDS encoding polyprenol monophosphomannose synthase, producing the protein MNDGDGTLAAGAKGRQFGPLGTALVIIPTYNEAENIKKIVGRVRASVPDAHVLVADDNSPDGTGKLADELAAEDDHVQVLHRKGKEGLGAAYLAGFAWGLEHGYGVLVEMDADGSHQPEELPRLLTALKGADLVLGSRWVPGGRVVNWPKSREFISRGGSMYSRLMLDVPIRDVTGGFRAFRRETLEGLGLGEVASQGYCFQVDLARRAVKSGFHVVEVPITFVERELGDSKMSRDILVEALWRVTTWGVGERVGRITGRKHRS; encoded by the coding sequence GTGAACGACGGCGACGGGACCCTCGCGGCAGGAGCCAAGGGGAGGCAGTTCGGCCCGCTCGGCACGGCCTTGGTGATCATCCCGACCTATAACGAGGCGGAGAACATCAAGAAGATCGTCGGCCGGGTACGAGCCTCGGTGCCCGATGCACACGTTCTCGTGGCGGACGACAACAGCCCGGACGGCACGGGCAAGCTCGCCGACGAGCTGGCCGCCGAGGACGACCATGTCCAGGTGCTGCACCGCAAGGGCAAGGAAGGCCTGGGCGCGGCGTATCTCGCGGGCTTCGCCTGGGGCCTGGAGCACGGCTACGGCGTCCTCGTGGAGATGGACGCGGACGGCTCGCACCAGCCCGAGGAACTGCCCCGGCTGCTGACCGCGCTCAAGGGCGCCGACCTCGTGCTGGGGTCGCGCTGGGTGCCGGGCGGGCGGGTCGTGAACTGGCCCAAGTCCCGCGAATTCATCTCGCGCGGCGGCAGCATGTACTCCCGCCTCATGCTCGACGTGCCGATCCGCGACGTCACCGGAGGCTTCCGTGCCTTCCGCCGCGAGACCCTCGAAGGTCTCGGACTCGGTGAAGTGGCGTCCCAGGGGTACTGCTTTCAGGTGGATCTGGCCCGGCGTGCGGTCAAGTCCGGTTTCCACGTCGTCGAGGTGCCCATCACCTTCGTCGAGCGCGAGCTCGGCGACTCCAAGATGAGCCGCGACATCCTCGTGGAGGCGCTGTGGCGGGTCACCACGTGGGGCGTGGGGGAGCGGGTCGGCCGGATCACCGGCCGGAAGCACAGGTCGTAG
- the fxsA gene encoding FxsA family membrane protein, translating to MTTGAPTPAYPARPRRSRLRAYLPLGIAVWLVLEIWLLTVVAGAASGFAVFLLLVAGFVLGSVVIKRAGRRAFRNLTETLQQQQSGVPPTSGGGEGNGLMMLGGLLLMIPGLISDALGLLLLIPPVQKALSRYAERAIDRKIREAVPGGVGDAFQQARIHRPDGKVVQGEVIREENPTTDPGPRPPLNR from the coding sequence ATGACGACTGGCGCACCGACCCCTGCATACCCCGCGCGGCCGCGTCGATCCCGGCTGCGCGCCTACCTGCCGCTCGGCATCGCCGTCTGGCTGGTGCTGGAGATCTGGCTTCTGACCGTGGTCGCGGGCGCGGCGAGCGGTTTCGCGGTCTTCCTGCTGCTGGTCGCCGGTTTCGTCCTCGGTTCCGTGGTCATCAAGCGGGCCGGCCGCCGTGCCTTCCGCAACCTGACCGAGACGCTGCAACAGCAGCAGAGCGGGGTGCCCCCCACGAGCGGGGGTGGCGAAGGCAACGGGCTGATGATGCTCGGCGGTCTGCTCCTGATGATCCCCGGGCTCATCTCCGACGCGCTGGGCCTGCTCCTGCTGATCCCGCCCGTCCAGAAGGCCCTGAGCCGTTACGCCGAGCGCGCCATCGACCGCAAGATCCGCGAGGCCGTGCCGGGCGGCGTCGGCGACGCCTTCCAGCAGGCCCGTATCCATCGCCCCGACGGCAAGGTCGTCCAGGGCGAGGTCATCAGGGAAGAGAACCCGACGACGGACCCGGGCCCGCGTCCGCCACTGAACCGCTGA
- a CDS encoding MFS transporter — protein MGTETVRAQATDEVTERRREQRGWYFYDWACSVYSTSVLTVFLGPYLTSVAKHAADADGFVHPLGIPVRAGSFFAYTVSASVIVSIFVMPMAGAAADRTGRKKPLLALCAYLGATATTGMFFLDGDRYLLGGLLLIVANASVAVSMVLYNSYLPQIAPPEERDAVSSRGWAFGYAAGSLMLVVNLVLYSAHESFGLSESTAVRICLASAGIWWGAFTLVPLKRLRDRPTASAGQAPGHGWRQLAATVRDMRGKPLTLAFLFAYLVYNDGIQTVISQASVYGSQELGLSQSTLIVAVLLVQVLAVGGALGMGRLARTYGAKRTILGSLVAWTVTLGAGYFLPAGAPVWFFVLAAGIGLVLGGSQALSRSLFSHLVPSGKEAEYFSAYEMSDRGMSWLGPLLFGLTYQLTGSYRDAIISLVAFFVIGFVLLARVPVRQAVRDAGNPVPDRI, from the coding sequence GTGGGCACCGAGACCGTGCGGGCACAGGCGACCGACGAGGTCACCGAACGGCGGCGCGAGCAGCGCGGCTGGTACTTCTACGACTGGGCGTGCTCCGTCTACTCGACGAGCGTGCTCACCGTGTTCCTGGGCCCCTATCTCACGTCCGTCGCCAAGCACGCGGCGGACGCGGACGGCTTCGTCCATCCGCTGGGCATCCCGGTCCGCGCCGGCTCCTTCTTCGCCTACACGGTCTCGGCGTCCGTCATAGTGTCGATCTTCGTGATGCCGATGGCGGGCGCCGCCGCCGACCGCACCGGCCGCAAGAAGCCCCTGCTCGCGCTCTGCGCCTATCTCGGCGCCACGGCCACCACGGGCATGTTCTTCCTGGACGGCGACCGCTACCTGCTCGGCGGTCTGCTGCTGATCGTCGCCAATGCCTCGGTGGCCGTGTCGATGGTCCTGTACAACTCCTACCTGCCGCAGATCGCCCCGCCCGAGGAGCGTGACGCGGTCTCGTCCCGCGGCTGGGCCTTCGGCTACGCGGCGGGCTCGCTGATGCTGGTCGTGAACCTGGTCCTGTACTCGGCCCACGAGTCCTTCGGGCTCTCCGAGTCGACGGCCGTCCGCATCTGTCTGGCCTCGGCGGGCATCTGGTGGGGCGCCTTCACCCTCGTACCGCTGAAGCGGCTGCGGGACCGGCCCACGGCGTCCGCGGGGCAGGCGCCGGGGCACGGATGGCGGCAGCTGGCGGCCACCGTGCGGGACATGCGGGGCAAACCGCTCACCCTCGCCTTCCTGTTCGCCTACCTCGTCTACAACGACGGAATCCAGACGGTCATCTCGCAGGCGTCGGTGTACGGATCGCAGGAGCTGGGGCTGAGCCAGTCGACCCTGATCGTCGCCGTGCTGCTGGTGCAGGTGCTCGCGGTCGGGGGCGCCCTGGGGATGGGACGGCTCGCACGGACGTACGGCGCGAAGCGCACGATCCTCGGCTCGCTCGTCGCCTGGACCGTGACGCTCGGCGCGGGGTACTTCCTGCCGGCGGGCGCGCCCGTCTGGTTCTTCGTCCTGGCCGCCGGGATCGGCCTGGTCCTGGGCGGCAGCCAGGCGCTCTCGCGCTCGCTGTTCTCCCATCTGGTGCCGAGCGGGAAGGAGGCCGAGTACTTCTCCGCGTACGAGATGAGCGATCGGGGGATGAGCTGGCTCGGCCCGCTTCTGTTCGGTTTGACCTACCAGCTGACGGGAAGTTATAGGGACGCGATCATCTCGCTCGTGGCCTTCTTCGTCATCGGATTCGTGCTGCTCGCGAGGGTTCCGGTGCGGCAGGCCGTGCGCGACGCGGGTAATCCCGTACCGGACAGGATTTAG
- a CDS encoding Lrp/AsnC family transcriptional regulator has translation MEELDRQIVQLLVADGRMSYTDLGKATGLSTSAVHQRVRRLEQRGVIRGYAAVVDPEAVGLPMTAFISVKPFDPSAPDDIAERLADVPEIEACHSVAGDENYILKVRVSTPHELEELLARLRTLAGVSTRTTVVLSTPYEARPPRI, from the coding sequence ATGGAGGAGCTGGACCGACAGATCGTGCAGCTGCTCGTCGCAGACGGGCGGATGAGTTACACAGACCTGGGCAAGGCCACGGGCCTGTCCACGTCCGCCGTGCACCAGCGGGTGCGCCGGCTCGAACAACGCGGTGTCATCCGCGGCTATGCCGCGGTCGTGGACCCCGAGGCCGTCGGGCTGCCCATGACCGCCTTCATCTCGGTGAAACCGTTCGACCCGAGCGCCCCCGACGACATCGCGGAACGCCTGGCCGACGTGCCCGAGATCGAGGCCTGCCACAGCGTCGCGGGCGACGAGAACTACATCCTGAAGGTGCGGGTCTCGACCCCGCACGAACTGGAGGAGCTCCTCGCCCGCCTGCGCACCCTGGCAGGCGTGTCGACCCGCACGACCGTGGTGCTGTCGACGCCGTACGAGGCGCGCCCGCCCCGCATCTGA
- a CDS encoding RNA polymerase-binding protein RbpA translates to MSERALRGTRLVVTSYETDRGIDLAPRQAVEYACEKGHRFEMPFSVEAEIPPEWECKVCGAQALLVDGDGPEEKKAKPARTHWDMLMERRTREELEEVLEERLAVLRSGAMNIAVHPRDSRKSA, encoded by the coding sequence ATGAGTGAGCGAGCTCTTCGCGGCACGCGCCTCGTGGTGACCAGCTACGAGACGGACCGCGGCATCGACCTGGCCCCGCGCCAGGCCGTGGAGTACGCATGCGAGAAGGGGCACCGGTTTGAGATGCCCTTCTCGGTCGAGGCGGAGATTCCGCCGGAGTGGGAGTGCAAGGTCTGCGGGGCCCAGGCACTCCTGGTGGACGGCGACGGCCCTGAGGAAAAGAAGGCCAAGCCCGCGCGTACGCATTGGGACATGCTGATGGAGCGGCGCACCCGAGAGGAGCTCGAAGAGGTCCTCGAGGAGCGCCTGGCCGTTCTGCGCTCCGGCGCGATGAACATCGCGGTGCATCCGCGGGACAGCCGCAAGTCCGCGTAA